The sequence GTGAGGCACAGAGGCGCTATGAAGAGCGAATCTTGAAATATATTTACAAGTTTCGCAAAGGAGAGACCATCAGCTCGCTCAAAGGGAAACATGTTCTGCTTGTGGATGAGGGGATTGATAGTGGACTCACCATCACCACCTCTGTCAAGGCGTGCATCACCCAGCAGGCCAAAAGCGTCTCCATTGCTGTGCCCGTGATGCCTTTGGATGTGGCATCGCTTTTGGATGAGATCACCGATGATATCTACTGTGTGCTTAAACCCGCCCATTTTGTCGATGTTCCCACCTATTATGATGAGATTGAACCCGTGGAGCCAGCGATTGTAGAGAAGATTCTCTCAGAGAGCCTTTTTAGAATGACCAAATTAGATAAAAACAAGGAAAAATAGCATGAATGCAACCATTAAAGAGATAGCGCTTCCCAACAAAACGGAGACTTTTGAGTTTGGTGCCATCGCCAAGCAGGCCAATGGATCGGTGCTCTATCGATGTGGCAAGAGCGTTTTGCTGGCAAGCGTCTGCTATGAGAGCGACGAGAGAGTCAAGGAGGATTTCCTGCCTTTGACGGTGCAGTACATCGAAAAGAGCTACGCGGCAGGAAAATTTCCTGGAGGATTCATCAAGAGAGAATCAAAGCCAGGCGATTTTGAGACACTCACCTCAAGGATTATTGATCGAAGCCTTCGACCCCTTTTCCCTAAAGGCTACGCACATCCCACCCAGATCACTGTGATGGTACTCAGTGCTCAAAATGATGCCGATTTACAAACCATGGCGCTTAATGCGGCGTCAGCGGCACTTTTTGTTTCAGATATTCCTTTGCGCAAGCCCGTCCATGGATTGCGAATTGGAAAAATTAATGGGGCGCTCGTGGTCAACCCTACTACTAAAGAGATGAGCGAGAGCACTCTTGATCTCTTTGTTTCAGGTGTAGAGGAAGATCTGCTGATGATTGAGATGCGCACCCTTGCGAGTGATGAGATCAACAACACCTGCTTTGTG comes from Wolinella succinogenes DSM 1740 and encodes:
- a CDS encoding phosphoribosyltransferase: MARKKDTLRDRDDALARLMEIMPIKNMQKQDNLVVAISSGGVLFAHKLAQAINAPFDFLFTQAIPSPHNPECDIAMISETYDIVIHEALAQAFDISLDYIYGEAQRRYEERILKYIYKFRKGETISSLKGKHVLLVDEGIDSGLTITTSVKACITQQAKSVSIAVPVMPLDVASLLDEITDDIYCVLKPAHFVDVPTYYDEIEPVEPAIVEKILSESLFRMTKLDKNKEK